Proteins co-encoded in one Brassica oleracea var. oleracea cultivar TO1000 chromosome C4, BOL, whole genome shotgun sequence genomic window:
- the LOC106338455 gene encoding uncharacterized protein LOC106338455, whose amino-acid sequence MAQKTAILTGEASSPLLFRHVSPGPGDSAMQFRLIHFWEARKNVKGGPGILLGIEMLMIDAESTLAQGFIGQNRRNQYEKELKRGSIYTLTNYYASNSKVEEDSEDILTERFRIHSFTDFEANCDLRGDLHDVVGHLKLVDGQPLHQRPVLCTKDDSASRKVTVHLQLKDGPVINVYLWDEAVENFRLKFEACAATPTVLLVTTVNPKRLGGKLCLSSMSSSRVFLDEEVDLTKEYLTWLTMTPCATSSVNPVEVLKAETLTISEIAAFIKRQPAKVAYFDCIATIDDVKLGTEWNENATVVANYRVEMSVYDNEEQCAFIILRDAGKELTGRKATELIDTYVEENGGDGAELEVPLPQCFIDTIRHTKKFRIKVAPYNFTSSRLSFTATKIVSSAVLPPKKPPLKTPPGTEVENSELAESSGVGTSATDDQKKAKRTKHSG is encoded by the exons ATGGCCCAAAAAACCGCAATCCTCACCGGCGAAGCTTCTTCTCCTCTTCTCTTCCGACACGTTTCACCAGGACCAGGAGATTCCGCCATGCAGTTTAGGCTTATTCATTTCTGGGAAGCTCGCAAGAATGTCAAAGGAGGACCTGGCATCCTTCTTGGGATCGAGATGCTTATGATCGATGCGGAG AGTACTTTGGCTCAGGGGTTCATTGGTCAGAACCGCCGCAACCAATATGAGAAAGAGCTCAAGCGTGGGAGCATCTACACACTGACAAACTACTATGCATCCAACAGCAAG GTGGAAGAAGACAGTGAAGACATTTTGACAGAGCGCTTCAGAATCCATTCCTTTACAGATTTTGAAGCCAACTGCGATCTCAGAGGGGATCTTCACG ATGTTGTTGGCCACCTTAAGCTGGTTGATGGGCAGCCTCTCCATCAGCGACCGGTTTTGTGCACCAAGGATGACTCAGCTTCTCGGAAAGTTACGGTTCATTTGCAGCTTAAAGA TGGTCCAGTGATTAACGTCTACCTATGGGACGAGGCTGTGGAGAATTTCCGCCTGAAGTTTGAGGCATGTGCAGCCACTCCAACGGTTCTATTGGTTACAACGGTCAATCCTAAGAGACTCGGTG GGAAATTGTGCCTAAGTTCAATGTCGTCATCACGAGTGTTTTTGGACGAAGAAGTTGACCTCACCAAGGAATACTTGACCTG GTTGACCATGACCCCTTGTGCAACTTCTTCGGTCAACCCTGTTGAGGTGCTTAAAGCTGAGACGCTCACAATAAGTGAGATTGCTGCCTTCATCAAGCGTCAACCTGCTAAG GTTGCCTACTTTGACTGCATTGCCACAATTGATGATGTCAAGCTTGGCACTGAGTG GAATGAAAATGCTACTGTAGTAGCCAA CTACCGGGTGGAGATGTCTGTCTATGATAATGAGGAGCAGTGCGCTTTCATTATCCTCAGAGATGCTGGGAAAGAGCTCACTGGCAGAAAAGCAACAGAGTTGATCGACACTTATGTTGAG GAAAATGGTGGAGATGGGGCTGAGCTTGAGGTTCCACTACCACAGTGTTTTATCGACACAATCAGACATACTAAGAAATTCAGGATCAAGGTCGCCCCCTACAATTTCACCTCTTCCCGACTATCCTTCACAGCTACCAAAATTGTGTCATCAGCAGTTTTGCCACCAAAGAAGCCTCCACTCAAGACGCCACCAGGAACTGAAGTGGAAAATTCAGAGTTAGCTGAGAGCAGTGGTGTTGGTACTTCAGCCACTGACGACCAGAAGAAAGCAAAGCGTACCAAGCATAGTGGCTAG
- the LOC106341882 gene encoding E3 ubiquitin ligase BIG BROTHER isoform X1, whose product MNGDRPYSHYTETGFPYAAAYMDFYGGAAQDDPLNYAHAGTMHPPHQDSLYWTMNTNAYKFGFSGSDNAAFYGSYDLNDHLSRMSIGRTNWEYHLPMVNVDESVPRSGDTDDHSDAEECFAIEHDPESPQVSWQDDIDPDTMTYEELIELGEAVGSESRGLSQELIETLPTRKYKFGSFFSRKRAGDRCVICQLKYKIGEKQMNLPCKHVYHSECISKWLSINKICPVCNSEVFGEPSIH is encoded by the exons ATGAATGGAGATAGACCATATTCTCATTACACGGAGACGGGATTCCCGTATGCCGCCGCTTACATGGACTTTTATGGTGGTGCGGCTCAGGATGATCCCCTAAACTATGCTCATGCCGGAACAATGCATCCTCCTCATCAG GACAGCCTGTACTGGACCATGAACACAAATGCATACAAATTTGGATTTTCAGGATCAGATAATGCTGCTTTCTATGGTTCTTATGACCTGAACGATCATCTATCCAGGATGTCAATTGGGAGAACCAATTGGGAGTACCACCTTCCCATGGTAAACGTTGATGAGTCAGTTCCACGCTCTGGGGACACCGATGATCATTCTGACGCTGAAGAAT GCTTTGCAATTGAACATGATCCCGAGAGTCCTCAG GTATCCTGGCAAGACGACATTGATCCCGATACAATGACCTATGAG GAATTAATAGAGCTCGGGGAAGCGGTAGGATCAGAAAGCCGAGGGCTATCTCAGGAACTCATTGAAACGCTTCCCACTAGAAAATACAAGTTCGGGAGCTTCTTCTCCAGGAAAAGAGCAGGGGATAG GTGTGTGATATGCCAGCTCAAGTACAAGATTGGGGAGAAGCAGATGAATCTTCCGTGCAAGCACGTGTATCATTCTGAATGCATATCGAAGTGGCTAAGCATCAACAAG ATTTGCCCGGTCTGTAACAGCGAGGTCTTTGGGGAGCCCAGCATCCATTGA
- the LOC106341881 gene encoding 50S ribosomal protein L1, chloroplastic, with the protein MAVCATHSSLMIAYAASKDLTIPSLFSSANPRPNKLSVALYPPLVLLAGRRGSFPVVVSAVAAEADVDTEDAEQNEGTSTATAVLDPPKPKKGKAALLLKRDRTRSKRFLEIQKLRETKKEYDVKTAISLLKQTANTRFVESVEAHFRLNIDPKYNDQQLRATVSLPKGTGQTVKVAVLAQGEKVDEAKNAGADIVGSDDLIEQIKGGFMEFDKLIASPDMMVKVAGLGKILGPRGLMPNPKAGTVTANIPQAIEEFKKGKVEFRADKTGIVHIPFGKVNFTEEDLLVNFLAAVKSVETNKPKGAKGVYWKSAHICSSMGPSIKLNIREMIDFKP; encoded by the exons ATGGCTGTCTGCGCAACTCACTCCTCTCTCATGATAGCATACGCCGCATCGAAGGACCTTACAATTCCGTCTCTTTTCTCATCTGCCAACCCAAGACCCAACAAGTTGAGCGTCGCACTCTATCCCCCTCTTGTTCTCCTTGCGGGGAGAAGAGGTTCGTTCCCGGTGGTTGTCTCAGCCGTAGCCGCAGAGGCTGATGTCGACACGGAGGACGCGGAGCAGAATGAAGGCACGTCCACCGCCACAGCCGTCCTCGATCCGCCAAAGCCTAAGAAAGGAAAAGCAGCTTTGCTACTCAAGAGAGATAGA ACAAGGTCTAAGAGGTTTCTGGAGATCCAAAAGCTAAGGGAAACCAAAAAGGAGTACGACGTCAAGACTGCTATATCTTTGCTTAAGCAAACCGCTAACACAAGGTTTGTGGAGTCGGTCGAAGCCCATTTCCGTCTCAACATCGATCCTAAGTACAATGATCAGCAGCTGCGAGCGACC GTGAGCCTTCCGAAAGGAACAGGGCAAACTGTAAAAGTGGCTGTTCTTGCACAAG GTGAAAAGGTCGATGAAGCAAAAAATGCAGGGGCAGATATTGTGGGCAGTGATGATTTGATCGAACAGATAAAAGGAGGGTTCATGGAGTTCGATAAGCTAATTGCATCCCCGGATATGATGGTCAAG GTTGCTGGCCTGGGAAAGATTCTTGGTCCTCGAGGACTCATGCCAAATCCCAAGGCTGGTACCGTCACAGCTAACATTCCCCAG GCTATAGAAGAGTTCAAGAAGGGAAAAGTAGAATTCAGAGCAGACAAAACTGGGATTGTTCACATTCCCTTTGGGAAAGTCAATTTCACGGAGGAAGACCTGCTCGTAAACTTCCTTGCAGCAGTG AAATCGGTGGAGACAAACAAGCCAAAGGGAGCAAAAGGAGTGTACTGGAAAAGCGCACACATATGTTCGTCAATGGGGCCATCCATCAAGTTGAACATAAGGGAGATGATAGACTTCAAGCCATAA
- the LOC106341882 gene encoding E3 ubiquitin ligase BIG BROTHER isoform X2 — translation MLMPEQCILLISLYWTMNTNAYKFGFSGSDNAAFYGSYDLNDHLSRMSIGRTNWEYHLPMVNVDESVPRSGDTDDHSDAEECFAIEHDPESPQVSWQDDIDPDTMTYEELIELGEAVGSESRGLSQELIETLPTRKYKFGSFFSRKRAGDRCVICQLKYKIGEKQMNLPCKHVYHSECISKWLSINKICPVCNSEVFGEPSIH, via the exons ATGCTCATGCCGGAACAATGCATCCTCCTCATCAG CCTGTACTGGACCATGAACACAAATGCATACAAATTTGGATTTTCAGGATCAGATAATGCTGCTTTCTATGGTTCTTATGACCTGAACGATCATCTATCCAGGATGTCAATTGGGAGAACCAATTGGGAGTACCACCTTCCCATGGTAAACGTTGATGAGTCAGTTCCACGCTCTGGGGACACCGATGATCATTCTGACGCTGAAGAAT GCTTTGCAATTGAACATGATCCCGAGAGTCCTCAG GTATCCTGGCAAGACGACATTGATCCCGATACAATGACCTATGAG GAATTAATAGAGCTCGGGGAAGCGGTAGGATCAGAAAGCCGAGGGCTATCTCAGGAACTCATTGAAACGCTTCCCACTAGAAAATACAAGTTCGGGAGCTTCTTCTCCAGGAAAAGAGCAGGGGATAG GTGTGTGATATGCCAGCTCAAGTACAAGATTGGGGAGAAGCAGATGAATCTTCCGTGCAAGCACGTGTATCATTCTGAATGCATATCGAAGTGGCTAAGCATCAACAAG ATTTGCCCGGTCTGTAACAGCGAGGTCTTTGGGGAGCCCAGCATCCATTGA
- the LOC106341879 gene encoding carotenoid 9,10(9',10')-cleavage dioxygenase 1 — MAENCIVSVNPKPSKGLSSKLLDLVERVVVKLMHDASLPLHYLSGNFAPVRDETPPVKDLPVVHGYLPECLNGEFVRVGPNPKFDPVAGYHWFDGDGMIHGVRIKDGKATYVSRYVKTSRLKQEEFFGAAKFMKIGDLKGFLGLLMVYLQQLRTKLKVLDVSYGHGTANTALVYHHGKLLALSEADKPYVVKVLEDGDLQTLGMMDYDKRLTHSFTAHPKVDPTTGEMFTFGYSHTPPYLTYRVISEDGIMHDPVPVTIPEPIMMHDFAITETYAIFMDLPMHFRPKEMVKEKKMVYSFDPTKKARFGVLPRYAKDELMIRWFELPNCFIFHNANAWEEEDEVVLITCRLENPDLDMVSGNVKEKLENFSNELYEMRFNMKTGSASQKKLSASAVDFPRINECYTGKKQRYVYGTILDSIAKVTGIIKFDLHAEAETGKKILEVGGNIKGIYELGQGRYGSEAIYVPREAGEEDDGYLIFFVHDENTGKSCVNVIDAKTMSAEPVAVVELPHRVPYGFHAFFVTEEQLQEQTLT; from the exons ATGGCGGAGAACTGCATAGTTTCCGTCAACCCTAAACCCTCAAAGGGATTATCCTCAAAGCTTCTCGATCTTGTGGAGAGAGTTGTTGTGAAGCTCATGCACGATGCTTCTCTGCCTCTCCACTACCTGTCCGGCAACTTCGCTCCCGTCCGGGATGAAACTCCTCCGGTAAAGGATCTCCCCGTCGTCCATGGATATCTTCCA GAATGCTTGAATGGTGAATTTGTGAGGGTTGGTCCAAATCCCAAGTTTGATCCCGTCGCTGGATATCACTG GTTTGATGGAGATGG GATGATACATGGTGTCCGCATCAAAGATGGGAAAGCAACTTATGTTTCTCGATATGTTAAGACATCACGCCTCAAGCAGGAAGAGTTTTTCGGAGCTGCCAAATTCATGAAG ATTGGGGACCTTAAGGGTTTTTTGGGATTGCTTATGGTCTATCTCCAACAGCTTAGAACCAAACTGAAAGTATTGGACGTCTCTTATGGACATGGAACCG CTAATACAGCGCTCGTCTATCACCATGGAAAACTTCTAGCTCTATCGGAGGCAGATAAGCCAT ATGTCGTCAAAGTATTGGAAGATGGGGACCTGCAAACTCTTGGCATGATGGATTATGACAAGAGATTGACCCACTCCTTCACTGCACACCCAAAAGTTGACCCAACTACGG GCGAAATGTTTACATTTGGCTATTCGCATACGCCTCCTTATCTCACATACAGAGTGATCTCCGAAGATGGCATTATGCATGACCCTGTCCCAGTTACTATACCAGAGCCAATCATGATGCACGATTTTGCTATTACTGAGACTTACGCAATCTTCATGGATCTTCCTATGCACTTCAGGCCAAAG GAAATGGTGAAAGAGAAGAAAATGGTATACTCCTTTGATCCAACAAAAAAGGCTCGTTTTGGTGTTCTTCCACGCTACGCCAAGGATGAACTCATGATTAGATGGTTTGAGCTTCCCAACTGCTTTATATTCCATAACG CCAATGCTTGGGAAGAAGAGGATGAAGTCGTCCTCATCACTTGTCGCCTTGAGAATCCAGATCTTGACATGGTCAGCGGGAATGTGAAAGAAAAACTTGAGAATTTTAGCAACGAACT GTACGAAATGAGATTTAACATGAAAACGGGCTCAGCTTCTCAGAAAAAACTATCGGCATCTGCAGTTGATTTCCCCAGAATCAACGAGTGCTACACTGGAAA GAAACAGCGATATGTATATGGAACAATCCTGGACAGTATCGCCAAGGTTACAGGAATTATCAAGTTTGATCTGCATGCGGAAGCTGAGACAGGGAAAAAAATACTGGAAGTAGGAGGCAATATCAAAGGAATCTATGAGCTGGGTCAAGGCAGATACGGTTCAGAGGCTATATATGTCCCTCGTGAGGCAGGGGAAGAAGATGATGGTTACTTGATATTCTTTGTTCATGATGAAAACACAGG GAAATCATGTGTGAATGTGATTGACGCAAAAACAATGTCGGCTGAGCCAGTGGCAGTGGTGGAGCTGCCGCATAGGGTTCCATATGGCTTCCATGCCTTCTTCGTTACAGAG GAACAACTCCAGGAACAAACTCTTACATAA